Genomic DNA from Streptococcus uberis:
ATCGATTCCTTTGGTTTCTTTCATAACCTTAGCAATCATGCCTTCAACAATATCTTGAATCTCTTGTTCTGAAAGGAATGATGTTTCTAAGTCAACTTGTGTAAACTCAGGTTGACGATCACCACGCAAGTCCTCATCACGGAAACATTTTACAATTTGGTAATAGCGATCGAATCCAGCATTCATCAAAAGTTGTTTGGTAATCTGAGGGCTTTGTGGTAAAGCATAAAAGTGTCCCTCACTAATACGACTTGGAACCAAATAATCGCGTGCCCCTTCTGGGGTCGATTTTGTCAACATAGGTGTTTCAACATCAATAAAGTTTAAGTCATCCAAATAATTGCGGATAGAATGAGTGACCTTAGCACGCAATTTGAAGTTTTCTAACATTTCTGGACGACGTAAATCAAGATAGCGATAGCGTAATCTTGTTTCGTCACTAACTTCAACACCATCCTTGATTTCAAATGGGGTCGTTTTTGAGGTGTTTAAGACTGTGATTTGTTCAACTTTTAGCTCAACTGCCCCTGTTGCTATTTGATTGTTAGCTTGTTGGCGCTCCTCTACAATACCTGTTACCTCAATAACATATTCACTTCGGAGACTTTCAGCTATTTCCATGACATCTTTAGCGACATCTTCTGGATTGATAACAAGTTGCATGATACCTTCACGATCGCGCAAGTCAATAAAAATAAGGCCGCCCAAGTCTCTTCGACGTCCAACCCAACCTTTTAAAGTCAATTCTTGCCCAATGTGTTCTGATCTAACGTGACCAGCATACATGCTACGTTTCATATTTACATATCTCCATTACATTTTATTGTCTTCCCTATTATAACAAAAACATGATAAAAACCCCACCCATTTGGGGTGAGATTATGAAATTATTCATTTAGAAGCATTTTTTTTTGCATTCTATTAAACTGAAACAGATTCTGACATACAACCTTATTTGTCACTTATAGTGAGTAAAAGTCGCAGATAAAAAAGAGGGCAAGGCCCCCTCCTTTATTCTATTAAACGAGTTTTTCCATAATAGTAGCAAAGTTGGAAGTGATTTCTTCAAGTGAAACTTCCATTTCTTCACGTGTTTGATTATTTTTGATGATGACTTTTCCAGTTTCTACTTCACTTTCACCGAGTGTGATAATCGTTTTAGCATTGAAACTATCTGCAGATTTAAATTGTGCTTTAATCTTGCGTCCAAGATAGTCACGTTCTGCAGTGAAGCCTTGTTTGCGGATTGCTTGTACTAATGCTAAAGCTTTGCTGTTGGCAGCTTCTCCCAGTACAGCCAAGTATACGTCCATTGGCTCTTCAATAGGCAGTGTGATGCCCTGCTTTTCCAAAATTAATAACAAGCGTTCTAAGCCTAATCCAAATCCAAATCCAGGGGTTTCTGGTCCGTCAAAATAGCTTACCAAACCATCATAACGACCTCCAGCACAAATCGTTAAATCTGAACCTTCAACTTTTGCCATAAACTCAAAAATCGTATGATTGTAGTAGTCAAGACCTCTGACCATATTGGTATCAATGACAAATGGAATATTTAAAGTTGTCAACATCTCTTGTACAGCTTCAAAATGAGCTTTGCTTTCTTCATCTAAATAATCCAAAATAGAAGGGGCATTTTCAACGGCTACCTTATCTTCTACTTCTTTAGAGTCAAGGACACGTAAGGGATTTTCATCTAAACGACGTTTACTATCTTTTGACAATTGCTCACGCATAGGCGTCAAGTAATCAATGAGCGCCTGACGATATGCGGCACGACTAGATGGATTCCCAAGACTATTTAGATGAAGCGTCATATCCTTAATGCCTAATGTTTCAAATAAATGACTTGCCATCGCAATCGTCTCAACATCACTAGCAGGATTGGCTGAACCGAAGCACTCTACACCAATTTGGTGAAATTCACGTAAACGTCCTGCTTGAGGTCTTTCATATCGGAACATGGATCCAATATAATACAATTTAACCGGTTTTTGGACTTCTGGAGCAAAAAGCTTGTTCTCAACAAAGGAACGAACGACAGGGGCTGTCCCTTCCGGGCGAAGCGTAATGTGACGGTCACCTTTGTCGTGAAAATCATACATTTCTTTAGTTACAATATCAGTGGTGTCCCCAACTGATCGGCTAATAACTTCATAATGTTCAAACATAGGCGTTCTAATTTCGCCATAATGGTATTTTTTAAATGTTTCACGTGCAACATTTTCGAGATATTGCCACTTAGCA
This window encodes:
- the hisS gene encoding histidine--tRNA ligase, encoding MKLQKPKGTQDILPGEAAKWQYLENVARETFKKYHYGEIRTPMFEHYEVISRSVGDTTDIVTKEMYDFHDKGDRHITLRPEGTAPVVRSFVENKLFAPEVQKPVKLYYIGSMFRYERPQAGRLREFHQIGVECFGSANPASDVETIAMASHLFETLGIKDMTLHLNSLGNPSSRAAYRQALIDYLTPMREQLSKDSKRRLDENPLRVLDSKEVEDKVAVENAPSILDYLDEESKAHFEAVQEMLTTLNIPFVIDTNMVRGLDYYNHTIFEFMAKVEGSDLTICAGGRYDGLVSYFDGPETPGFGFGLGLERLLLILEKQGITLPIEEPMDVYLAVLGEAANSKALALVQAIRKQGFTAERDYLGRKIKAQFKSADSFNAKTIITLGESEVETGKVIIKNNQTREEMEVSLEEITSNFATIMEKLV